In the genome of Trueperaceae bacterium, one region contains:
- a CDS encoding helix-turn-helix domain-containing protein — protein sequence MGTTVRLNSLPTIVLWFNPEAGAQESLSSIVQSIAGGLGTGLGRDLVTFDEAINALREYQAHIGPVGLILGWPEYALEYCHSLALALDSESRLLVISGSEVGKLSEFQLTSVDPDFLRLTAEEAVDEAANRIGIGAALQALEDCGGNYQEFCMRVYATQRHASAEPAQRATAASPPAHSSAPSLIIDSLLGRGMWVQALEWACMSAPERLLEVVDRAGDALFNLGEHAYFLGRLDALPNDVRNHADILFWRFAAACAIGQHSTLMPEVVRVLEKDAAPRLRAIAALAVPSKDTLSETSKALSALESPVTLRSHGYALGFHGDRETPLLMFEEAMRLADLAGADHLVVACGIDIAQMELTRGRYFESQGWARWALSEVDRRRVRDLPRRLSAIATLAFASILVGDLGTAQESLAEASVGDIVAGVPGLELLTSSKGDLHFLLDEYDAAEKLYRAQFNEAPRGFAAHTAVDLICLALAQGKILEAEKLAGIAYALSRTGSHQEEALGLLTRGIVLSWKASSAAEEVLSEAHRKLAMIGQAFHVARAAIWIAISRLNLRDVAGARSILLQNRQFLHALGHTGWKLLAANHPRLEELRGLYEASTNHIQLRLLGSRYMQTQDGQFQLSMRNSEILALLAANPSGLTAEKLHALQYGDAGDANRTKVAVSRLRKQLPISASPYRLETLFDADFIQVLSNLESGNVQDALDLYKGPLLADSDAPEVVRLRWHIEESLKQAVLRSGDPDAMIELGTLLEDDIEIWLAVRAILPQADFRQAAVTARIRRIRAEWNSP from the coding sequence GTGGGCACCACCGTCCGCCTGAACAGTCTTCCCACCATTGTCCTCTGGTTCAACCCTGAAGCCGGCGCACAGGAATCGTTATCGTCCATTGTTCAATCGATCGCAGGCGGGCTCGGGACGGGCCTAGGGCGGGACCTTGTTACGTTCGATGAGGCCATCAACGCCTTAAGAGAGTATCAAGCGCATATTGGCCCGGTAGGACTCATACTGGGATGGCCTGAATACGCGCTTGAGTACTGCCACAGCCTTGCGCTTGCGTTGGATTCCGAGAGTCGCCTACTAGTTATCTCTGGTAGTGAAGTAGGGAAACTATCTGAGTTCCAGTTGACCTCTGTTGATCCCGACTTCCTAAGACTTACCGCAGAAGAGGCCGTGGACGAGGCGGCTAACAGGATTGGTATCGGCGCAGCGTTACAGGCGCTTGAGGATTGCGGTGGCAATTATCAGGAGTTCTGCATGCGTGTGTACGCAACCCAGAGACATGCAAGCGCAGAACCCGCGCAGCGGGCGACTGCGGCCTCACCTCCGGCTCATTCAAGTGCACCCAGCCTAATAATCGACTCGCTTCTGGGCAGGGGCATGTGGGTCCAGGCGCTTGAATGGGCCTGCATGTCGGCACCTGAGCGGCTGCTCGAGGTAGTGGATCGTGCTGGCGACGCACTATTCAACCTGGGAGAACATGCGTATTTCTTGGGTAGACTTGATGCACTACCCAACGACGTTCGCAATCACGCTGACATTTTATTCTGGCGGTTTGCCGCAGCTTGCGCGATTGGACAGCACAGCACGCTGATGCCTGAAGTCGTCAGGGTTCTCGAGAAGGATGCTGCCCCGCGACTGCGTGCAATTGCGGCGCTTGCGGTACCTTCGAAAGACACCCTCTCGGAGACTAGCAAGGCTCTATCAGCGTTGGAGTCCCCAGTTACCCTTCGCTCACACGGTTATGCGCTTGGCTTTCATGGGGATAGGGAGACGCCCCTCTTGATGTTTGAGGAAGCTATGCGGTTGGCGGACCTTGCTGGGGCCGATCACTTAGTGGTTGCGTGTGGCATCGACATTGCGCAGATGGAGCTTACTCGCGGCCGATACTTCGAATCGCAAGGATGGGCGAGGTGGGCGCTGTCGGAAGTCGACAGGCGCCGAGTACGCGACCTCCCAAGGCGGCTCTCAGCGATCGCCACCCTAGCGTTTGCGAGTATACTCGTCGGCGACCTAGGCACCGCCCAAGAGTCTTTGGCTGAGGCCTCAGTCGGGGATATCGTCGCTGGAGTCCCGGGGCTCGAGTTACTGACGTCAAGCAAGGGGGACCTCCACTTCCTACTTGACGAGTACGATGCCGCTGAGAAACTGTACAGAGCGCAGTTCAACGAAGCACCTAGAGGGTTTGCTGCACATACCGCCGTTGACCTAATTTGCCTGGCGCTTGCCCAGGGTAAGATCCTAGAGGCAGAAAAGTTAGCAGGAATCGCTTATGCATTGAGCCGCACTGGCTCACACCAGGAGGAAGCACTCGGACTATTGACTCGCGGCATCGTGCTTTCGTGGAAGGCCAGCAGCGCAGCCGAGGAAGTGCTGTCCGAAGCCCATCGGAAGCTAGCAATGATTGGGCAAGCATTTCACGTTGCTCGTGCAGCGATTTGGATCGCCATTAGCCGGCTTAACCTGCGTGATGTGGCAGGTGCGCGCAGCATACTCTTGCAGAATAGGCAGTTTCTTCACGCGCTCGGGCATACCGGCTGGAAGCTACTGGCGGCCAATCACCCTCGTCTTGAAGAATTGCGAGGCCTTTACGAGGCTAGTACAAACCACATTCAGCTGCGGCTTCTTGGGTCTCGCTACATGCAAACGCAGGATGGCCAATTCCAGCTTTCCATGAGAAACTCAGAGATATTAGCTCTCCTCGCGGCCAATCCAAGCGGACTTACTGCAGAGAAGTTGCATGCTCTCCAATATGGCGATGCCGGTGATGCCAACAGGACAAAGGTCGCAGTATCAAGGCTCCGAAAGCAACTACCCATCTCAGCTTCGCCCTATCGGCTGGAGACGCTATTCGACGCAGACTTTATCCAGGTTCTTAGTAACCTTGAATCGGGCAATGTTCAGGACGCTTTGGATCTCTACAAGGGCCCCCTCCTTGCGGACTCAGATGCGCCCGAAGTAGTAAGGTTGCGGTGGCACATTGAGGAGTCACTCAAGCAGGCAGTTCTGCGCTCCGGGGACCCCGACGCGATGATTGAGTTGGGAACGTTGCTCGAGGACGATATTGAGATTTGGCTAGCAGTACGCGCAATCTTGCCTCAAGCCGACTTTCGACAAGCTGCGGTCACGGCAAGAATCAGACGTATCCGGGCAGAGTGGAACAGCCCGTAG